Part of the Streptomyces sp. NBC_01353 genome, CGGACGATCCGTGCCTACCAGGACCGCGGTCTGCTGCCCCGGCCGGAGCGCCGGGGCAGGTCCAATGTGTACGGGGACACGCATCTGGCCCGGCTGCGGCAGATCGCGGATCTCCTGGACCGCGGCTACACCCTGGCCTCCATCAAGGAGCTGCTGGAGGCCTGGGACGCGGGCCGCGGGCTGGGCGGGGTGCTGGGCCTGGTCGCCGAGGTCGACGGTCCGTGGACGGACGAGAAGGCCGACCGGATCTCCCGCGAGGACCTCGACGCCACATTCGGCGGAAAGCCCGACGAGGACGCGATCCGGGAGGCGATCGAGCTCGGGGTCTTGGAGCGGGTGCCGGACCGGGACGACGAGTTTCTGGTCCCGAGCCCCCAAGAGCTGGCGGTGGCAGCCGAGTTGTACGAGGCAGGCGTTCCGCTCCCCGCAATCTCCGGGCATCTGCGGGAGCTTCGCGTCCAGGTCGAGCACATCGCCTCGCGTTTCCTGGAGTTCACCACCGAGCACGTCTTCGCGCGCTACCTGGAGCACCGGCCGCCGACGGATGCCGACGCGGCCGAGGCGGCGACGATGGTGCGCAGGCTGCGGCCGCTCGCCCAACAGACGGTCGACGCCGAACTCGCGCGTGCGATGCGGCTGTTCGCCACCCGCCATCTGCAGCACCACCTCTCGGCCGACCCTCCGCCGGTGCGGGACGACGACCCACGCCCGGTGGCACTGCCGTCGGGGACGATTCGGGCCGTGCAGCGTCTCGTTGGCGCGGAGAACGTGGCGGCGTTCATCGCGGCGGCGGCGGAACGCGAGGTGCAGACAAGGACATTGGACGCACTCGCCTCAAACCCCTTGAGTGATGGCTAAGTAGCCCAATCACCCTTGAAAGGCAGGCCTGTTGTCCACAGGATCGTCAATTCCCCTGTGGATAACTGCACTTGGCTGTGGATCAAACATCCGTGCTGCAATTCAATGGTCTGCCGAGCGGCCCTCCGGCATCCTGGCGCCATGAACAGATCCGATGAAGAGAGACGCACCGTGAAGGTGTCGAAGTATCTCTCCAAGCACCTGCGCCACCAGCCCGAGCGGATCGGACTGGTCCTCGACGCGAACGGCTGGACCGAGATCGACACGCTCCTGCGGGCGGCGGCCGAGCACGGCTTCCCGATCAGCCGCGCCGAGCTGGACCATGTCGTCGCCGCCAACGACAAGAAGCGCTTCGCGATCGAAGGAACGCGGATCCGGGCCAGCCAGGGCCACACCGTCACCGTGGACCTGGGCCTTCCGCCCGCCGAGCCGCCCGCGTGCCTCTACCACGGTACGGTCGCCTCCCACCTGGACGCCATCCGGGCCGAGGGCCTGCGGCCGATGGCCCGTCACCATGTCCATCTCTCCCCCGACCGCGAGACCGCGACCCGGGTCGGCGCGCGTCGTGGCCGCCCGGTGATCCTCAGCGTGGACTCCGGTGCGATGCACCGGGCCGGGTACGTCTTCCACGTCAGCGCCAACGGGGTCTGGCTGACCGACACCGTCCCGCCGAAGTTTCTCCGCTTCCCCGGCTGAGCTCTCGTCCTCACGGCCGAGGCGCACGGAACGGCGCTGAGGCATGATCGTTCCCATGGGACACCCGCATCTGCCCACCACCGAGTCGGCCGTGGCGGCCATCCGCGAGATCGCCCGCGAGTTCGACCTGGAGATGACCGTCACCGACGACATCGGTGCGGACCAGATCTCCCGTCGTACCTCCGCCGGGGTCTTCACCGTCCTCGACCCGGACGGTTCCCTCCCGCACGAGGCGTTCGTCGAGCTCGGCGGCTCGCCCCCGATCAGCGTCCAGCTCTTCGCCGAGGACGACGCGAAGATCACCGTCGACGGTGTGGAGTTCGAGGACGTCCCCCGCGACTCGGTCCCCGCCTTCCTGCGCTCCGTCCATGACGGGCTCGCCCATGTGAAGGGCAAGTTCTTCCCGCCCGGCTGGTGGCTGGTCGTCCCCCTCCCCGGCGACGAGACGTACAAGGAGCTCGTCCCGCGCGGCACGCTCAGTCCTTGGATGAGCCGACAGGTCCGCTGAACCCCGCGCCCCCGGACCGTGCGACCCCGGACCGTGTGTCGGTGGGGCGTGCAAGCATCTCCTTCATGGCTTCGGCGACGTCACAAGGGGGGATGGGCCGTGGTCTCCGGCCATCGATGCGACGCGTGTGATTCCGTCGGGACTGCCGTCCCGCGTCTCGGCGACGAGTACCTCGTCCTCTGCGACGACTGCTGGGGCAGCGTCGATGTCCCTGCGGCTCGCGAGCCCGACTGCCGCGAGCCGGTGCTCCTGAGCGATGTCCTGGCCGGCGCGGCCGACGCCCTGGCCCACGCGGCCCGCACCGGCCGTGCGGTGCCGGATGCCCGGTCCACAGGCTCGACGACCTGCGACACGTGTGGCGGACAGGCCACATGGCACCGCACCGTGCGGGGACGGTGGATCATGATCGAGCCGGGAGAGTTACCGGTCGGCTCCGTGCCCCCGGGGAAGCGGTGGCGCATCGCGGGCGACGGGACCGCGGTGAACCTCGGCCCGGCTTCACCGTCCGACACATGCAGGGTCTGCCACTTCGACGTGTGCCCGACACGGCCGGCGCCGCTCGACTCCCCGGTGCTGCTGGCGCTGTGGCGGAAGCACGCACGGCGCGGGGCGTGAACGTACCCCGCGCCGCTGGCCCAGTCGTTCGCACTCAGCCCAACTGGGCGACGGCCTCGGTGGCGATCTTCTCGAAGACGGCCTGGTCGGCGGCGAAGTCGGAGTCGGGGATCGGCCAGTGGATCACGATCTCGGTGAACCCGAGGTCCCGGTGGATGCCCGCGAAGTCCACGAAGGCGTCCACGGACTCCAGCGGGCGGCCCCGATCCGGGGTGAACCCGGTGAGGAGCACCTTGTCCAGCTCGGCCACATCCCGGCCGAGCTCCGCGCACGCCTTGCCGAGCTTCTCGACCTGGCCGCGGACGGCCTCGACCGACTGCTCCGGCGTGCCCTCCTCGTACAGCTTCGGATCCCCGGTCGTCACCCACGCCTGCCCGTGGCGCGCGGCGAGCTTCAGACCGCGCGGCCCGGTCGCGGCGACCGCGAACGGCAGCCGCGGGCTCTGCGCGCAGCCGGGGATGTTCCGGGCCTCCTCGGCCGAGTAGAACGTGCCCCGCTGCGAGACGGCGCCCTCGGTGAGCAGCCGGTCGAGCAGCGGCAGGAACTCGCCGAACCGGTCGGCGCGCTCCTTCGGCGACCAGGCCTCCTGGCCGAGCGTGGTGGCGTCGAAACCGTTGCCGCCGGCGCCGATGCCGAGTGTGACCCGGCCGCCCGAGATGTCGTCCAGGGAGATCAACTCCTTGGCGAGCGTCACCGGGTGCCGGAAGTTCGGCGACGTCACCAGGGTGCCCAGACGCATCCGTTCCGTGGCGGTCGCGGCGGCAGTGAGCGTAGGCAGGGCGCCGAACCAGGGCCCGTCGCGGAAGGTCCGCCAGGACAGGTGGTCATAGGTGTACGCAGCATGAAAGCCCAGCTCCTCGGCTCGCTGCCAACGGTCACGACCACCCTCGTGCCAGCGATGGACGGGAAGGATCACAGTGCTCAGGCGCAAGGTCATACCCACGAGCCTACGACCGCCCCACCACCCCTCCCGACGCACGGGCACGGACAGACCGACGGAAACAGCCCTCTCAGATGTGCGCCCCCTCGCACGCCCGTGCACATGGTGCGGAAGAATGGATCGGTGACCTCACCCCACTCCCCGCGCCCTGCCGCCCCCGCCCCCCGGCTGATCGCCACCGACCTCGACGGCACCCTGCTGCGTGACGACAAGTCCCTCTCGGAGCGGACGGTCGCGGCGCTCGCCGCCGCCGAGCAGGCCGGGATCGAGGTCTTCTTCGTCACTGGACGGCCCGCCCGCTGGATGGACGTCGTCAGCGACCATGTCCACGGCCACGGCCTCGCGATCTGCGCCAACGGCGCGGCCGTTGTCGATCTGCACGCGGGCGGAACGTTCCTGAAGGTACGGCCGCTGGAGCGGAACGTCGCGCTCGAAGTCGTGACCACGCTGCGCGCCGCCGCCCCGGGGACCTCGTTCGCGGTCGAGCTCACCACCGGCATCCACTACGAGCCCCTGTACCCGCCCTTCTTCCTCGACCCGGGGGCGACCGTCGCGGTCGCCGAGAAGCTCCTCTTCGAAGAGGAGCCCGGCGCCGCCGCCCCAGTGCTCAAGCTGCTCGCCCAGCACCCGGAACTCGAGCCCGACGCCTTCCTGGCGACCGCCCGCGCGGCCGCCGGCGAGCTGGCCTCGTTCACCCGCTCCAGCCCCACCGCGCTCCTGGAGATCAGCGGCCTCGGCGTCTCCAAGGCGTCCACCCTGGCCCTCTGCTGCGCCGAGCGGGGCATCTCCGCCGACGAGGTCGTCGCCTTCGGCGACATGCCCAACGACATCGAGATGCTCAGCTGGGCCGGCCGCTCGTACGCGATGGGCAACGCCCACACGGACGTGATCGCCGCCGCCTCCGGCCGCACCGTCGCCAACAACGAGGACGGCGTGGCCGTCGTCATCGAACGGATCCTCGCCGGCACCCTCGACGGCTGACGAGTTCGGCCCCAGAGGCTACAGCGGGGCCTGCCACACCACCGTCGTACCCCCGCCGTCCTCCCCGATCCCCGGGCCGCACCAGCTCGACCCGCCCAGCGACTCCGCGCGCCGCGTCAGGTTGCGCAGTCCGCTGCGCCGGCCGCCCTCCGGGATACCGACGCCGTCGTCCGCGACCGAGAGCCGGACCCCGGCGGTGCCGTCGGGCAGTTCGGCGCCCGCGTCGACGATGACCTCGATCCGGGTCGCCTCGGCGTGCCGGAAGGCGTTGGAGAGCGCCTCGCGCAGGGCGGCGATGAGGTTCTTGCCGGTGAGATCGCCGACCGTCGAGTCGATCGCGCCGAGGAAGCGGTGCGCGGGCTTGAAGCCCAGTGGCACGGCCGCCATGTTGATCTCCCGCAGCACGCGGGTGCGCAGCCCGGACGGCGCCTCGGCAGGCCCCTGCTGGAGCGCGAAGATCGCGGTACGGATCTCCTGGATCGTCACGTCCAGCTCGTCCACGGCCTTGCCGACCCCCTCGCGCACCGCGGGCACGATCGACTTGCGCTGCGCGCTCTCCAGCATCATCCCGGTGGCGAACAGCCGCTGGATGACCAGGTCGTGCAGGTCACGGGCGATCCGGTCGCGGTCCTCGTAGACGGCGAGCCGCTCCCGGTCGCGCTGCGCGTCGGCCATCATCAGCGCGAGCGCCGCCTGGGAGGCGAACTGCGTGGCCAGGGTCCGCTCCGCCTCGGTGAAGGGCCGACCGCCCCGCGCGCGGGGCATGGCGAGCGCGCCGAGCACCTTGCCTCCGCTGTGCAGGGGCAGCAACATGCTCGGCCCGTACTGGGCCGCCAGCCGGCTGATCATGCGCGGATCACCCGAGGCGTCGTCCACGAAGACCGCCTCGCCGCCCAGCAGCCGCTCCACCACGGCGCTTTCGGGCGGGATCACCACGCCCAGCGAGCTGCTCGGCCGGTCGGCGGAGACGGCGACGATCTCCAGTCCGCCGTCCTGGGCGGGCAGCAGCACGATCCCGGCGGCCGCGTCGGCGAGCCTGCGGGCCTGTTCGGCGACCACCGCGAGGGCGTCGTCCGCGTCACCGCCGGAGAGCAGGGCGGTGGTGACCGCGACCGAGCCGTCGATCCAGCGCTCGCGCTGCCGGGCGGCCTCGTAGAGGCGGGCGTTGCCGATGGCGATCCCGGCCTCGGTGGCGAGGACCCGGACCATGTGGACGTCGTAGTCGTTGAACTCGCCGCCGCCGTTCTTCTCGGCGAGGTACAGGTTGCCGAAGATCTCCCCCTGGACCCGGATCGGGACACCGAGGAAGGTCCGCATCGGAGGGTGCCCCGGCGGGAATCCCGCGGCGCGCGGATCCCTGGACAGATCGGCCAGCCGGATCGTCTCGGGTTCGCGGATCAGCGCGCCGAGCAGCCCCGCGTGCCCGTTCGGGCGCCGACCGATCCGGCGGGCGATCTCCTCGTCGACACCGAAGGTGACGAAGTCCGAGAGCCCGTCGCCCTCCTCGTCGACGACACCGATCGCGGCGTAGCGGGCGTCGGCGAGTTCGGCCGCGGTCTCGCAGATCCGGTCGAGCGTCGAGTGCAGTTCGAGCCCGGTCCCCACCGAGCGCATCGCCTCGAGGAGCTGCGGCACCCGTGCCGTGAGCTCGGTCGACAGGCCCTGGAGGCTGCGGGTGGCCTGGGTGGCGGCTTCCAGGGGGTCCGGGACATCGGGCACGGCGGCGGTCATGACCTTGAGCCTAGTAAGTCCTATTTGGCGAGAAAAGTCGGGCGCCCCGTCGTTCTCCCCGCAGCGAGCAGGAGATCGGTCTCCCGCTCCTGCTCCAGCATCCGGCGCAAGGGGCCTTCGGCCCGCGCCAGCTCCGCGTACGGCCCGCGCTGCACGGTCCGGCCCTCGTCCAGGACCACCACCTCGTCGACGGCGTCGAGGCCGCGCAGCCGGTGGGTGATCAGGACGGTGGTACGGCCCTCGGTGACCCGCAGCAGGTCGTCGGTGAGCGCGTCCGCCGTGGCGAGGTCGAGATGCTCGGCCGGCTCGTCGAGCACGAGGACGGGGAAGTCGGCGAGGAGCGCCCGGGCGAGCGCGAGGCGCTGCCGCTGACCACCGGAGAGCCTCGAGCCATGCTCGCCGACCTGCGTGTCGAGGCCGTCCGGCAGCCCGTCCACCCAGTCGAGGAGCCGGGCCCGGCCGAGGGCGGCCCGCAGTTCCTCGTCGTCGGCGCCGGTACGCGCCAGGCGGAGGTTCTCCCGGATGGTGCTGTCGAAGATGTGGGCGTCCTGGGCGCAGAGCCCGACGAAGCGACGGACGTCGTCGCCGTCGAGCTCCGAAGCCGCCACCCCGCCGAGCCGGTACGAACCGGCGTCGGCGTCCAGGAAGCGCAGCAGCACCTGGGCGAGGGTGGTCTTGCCCGATCCGGAGGCGCCGACGACGGCGACCCTGCGCCCGGCCTCCAGCGTGAGCGCGAAGTCGCCGAGCGCCTCCCGCTCCTGCCCCGCGTGGCGGGCGGAGAGGCCGGCGAGCTCCAGCGGGAACGGGCTCTGCGGGGGTACGGCGGGCCGCGCGGGCTCGTGTACGGGAACGGGGGCGTCGAGCACCTCGTACACCCGCTCGGCGCTGCGCTTCACGCGCTGGCGGTACTGGACTGCCAGCGGGAGGCCGGTGACGGCCTCGAAGGCGGCGAGCGGGGTGAGCACGACGACGGCGAGCGTCACACCGTCGAGGCGTCCGTCGCGGACGGCCTGGATGCCGACGAACGCGGCGGCGGCGACCGTCACTCCGCAGGCAAGCGCGGAGAGGCCGGCCCCGACCGCGGTGGCGGCGGCCTGCCGGGAGGCGATGGCGGTGAGCGTACGGTCGGCGGCCCTGGCCCGCTCGATACGGTCCTTCAGCGCCCCGGCGACGGTCAGTTCGGCGCAGCCGCGCAGCAGGTCGAGGACCGTGACGGCCAGGGCGCCCCGGGCGGGTGCGAGCCGTCGCTCGGCCCGGCGCGCGAGGGCGCCGCTCAGCAGCGGGACGGCCACTCCGGCGGCCAGCAGGCCCGCGGCGAGCACGGCCCCGGCCTCGGGCAGCAGCCAGGCGGTGAACCCGACGGAACCGGCCCCCACCACGAGCGCGGCGCCTGCGGGCAGCAGCCAGCGCAGCCAGTAGTCCTGGAGGGCGTCGACGTCCTGGACGAGCCGGGAGAGCAGGTCGCCTCGGCGGGTGCGGCGCAGCCCTGCGGGGGCGATGCGCTCCAGGCGGCGGTAGACCGACACCCGCAGCTCCGCGAGCATCCGCAGCACGGCGTCGTGGGACACGATCCGCTCGGCGTACCGGAACACCGCCCGCCCGATGCCGAACGCCCGCGTGGCGGTGACGGCCACCATCAGATACAGCACGGGCGGCTGTTCGGACGCTCGCGAGATGAGCCATCCGGACACCGCCATGAGCCCGACGGCGGATCCCAGCGCCAGACTTCCAAGCAGCAGGGCGAGCCCCATCCGGCCCTTGAGTTCCCCCGCCACGTCCCGAACGCGCCCGAAGACCGAACCCCCGGCGCCGCCGCCCGTCCCGGCCTCGGCGCGGTCCCCGGTCCGGGTACCTGCCTCGGTTCCGGCCTCGGCAGGCTCCGACTCCGCCTCGCCCGTGCCGGGGACGACGGTCGTCGCCTCGGCCGCGGAGGGTGCAGCCAACACGTCCGGCGTCTCGTCCGCCGCGGTCGGCTCCGCCACGTCCACGGCGGTGGTCCGCCGGAGCTCCACCACACGGTCCGCGACCGCGAGCAGCGCCGGTCGGTGGACGACCAGAAGCACCGTGCGTCCGGCCGCGAGACGGCGGACCGCGTCGACCACGGCCGCCTCCGTCTCGCCGTCCAGCGCGGCCGTGGGCTCATCCAGCAGAAGGAACGGCCGGTCGGCGAGGAACGCGCGGGCCAGGGCGAGGCGTTGCCGCTGCCCTGCGGAGAGGCCCACGCCGTCCTCGCCCAGCAGCGTCTCGACACCCTCGGGGAGCCCGGCCACGAACACATCGGCCCCGGCGTCGCGCAGCGCCTCCCGCACGGCCTCGTCGGAGGCGTCCGGTCGCGCCAGGCGGATGTTCTCGGCGATGGTGCCCGCGAAGAAGTGCGGACGTTGCGGCACCCAGGCGATCCGCGACCGCCATTCCTCCACGTCCAGGGCGCCGAGTTCCACGCCCCCGACCCGGATCGAGCCACCCTCCTCCGGCGCCACGAACCCCAGCACCACATCGAGCAGCGTCGACTTGCCCACACCGCTCGGGCCCACCAGGGCCACCGTCTCGCCCGGCTCCAGCACGAGCGAGGCTGCGTCCAACGAGGGCTCCGCGCGACCCGCATGACGCACGGTCACGTTCTCCAGCTCTATACGCGGCGACGACGGCACCGCGCCCACCCCACGCTCCTTCACCGGGTTCTCAAGGACCTCGAAGATCTCCTCGGCAGCGGCCAGGCCTTCCGCGGCCGCGTGGTACTGCGCCCCCACCTGACGGATCGGGAGGTAGGCCTCGGGCGCCAGCACCAGAATGACCAGGCCGGTGTACAGGTCGAGGTCCCCGTGGACCAGCCGCATACCGATGCCGACCGCAACCAGCGCCACCGACAGAGTCGACAGCAACTCCAGGGCGAAGGACGACAGGAACGCGATGCGCAGCGTCTTCATCGTCGCCTGCCGGTACTCCGACGTGATGGCGCGGATCGACTCGGCCTGGGCCTTCGCCCGCCCGAACACCTTGAGCGTCGGCAGCCCGGCCACCACGTCCAGGAAGTGGCCCGAGAGCCGGGACAGCAGCTTCCACTGACGGTCCATCCGGGCCTGGGTGTACCAGCCGATCAGAATCATGAAGAGGGGGATGAGCGGCAGGGTCACGACGATGATCGCCGCCGAGACCCAGTCCTCGGTGACGATCCTCGCCAGGACCGCCACGGGAACCACCACCGCGAGCCCCAACTGCGGCAGATAGCGCGAGAAGTAGTCATCGAGCGCGTCCACCCCTCGTGTCGCCAGGGCGGCCAGCGAGCCGGCCTTCTGCCCGCTGAGCCATCCCGGCCCCAGCTCGGCCGCCTGCGCCAGCAGTCGTCCGCGCAGTTCGGACTTGACCGCCGCGCTCGCCCGATGGGCGGCCAGCTCGGTCAGCCAGGAGACCAGCCCCCGCCCCACCGCGACACCGGCGAGCAGCAGCAGCGGCGTGGTCAGGTCGGAAACCGACAGGCCCTCCTGGAAGGCCCCCACCACCACCTCGGCGATGAGCATCGCCTGGGCGACGACCAGCGCCGCCCCGGCCAAGCCGAGAACCACCACTGCCGTGAGAAAGAGACGGGTGGCCCGGGCGTACCGGAGCAGACGCGGATCGATCGGTTTCACGTGAAACATTCCCTCTTGGTGAGCGGCGGCCCTCTTAGTGAGCTGCGTCGGCGATGTGTTGCGTACCGATCCGCTTGCGGAACACCCAGTAAGTCCAGCTCTGGTAGAGCAGCACCAGGGGCGTCGCGATCGCCGCACACCACGTCATGATCTTCAGCGTGTACGGACTCGACGATGCGTTCGTCACCGTAAGACTCCACTCGGGGTTGAGTGAAGACGGCATGACGTCGGGGAAGAGCGTCAGGAAAAGCATCGCCATCACTGCGGCGATGGTGATGCCCGAGAGCGCGAACGTCCAGCCCTCGCGCCCCACCTTGATCGCCCCGATCCCACCGACCAGCGCCACCACGGCGACGACCATGGCGACCAGGCTGCTGCCGTCGCCCTTGTCCGCCTGCGTCCAGATCATGAAGCCGAGCCCGAGGACGGCCGAGACGAGACCCAGCTTCAGCGCGAGCGCCCGGGCCCTGACCCGGATGTCGCCGACCGTCTTGAGGGCGGCGAAGACCGCTCCGTGGAAGGTGAAGAGGGCGAGCGTGACCAGGCCGCCGAGGATCGCGTAGGGGTTGAGCAGGTCGCCGAAGGTACCGACGTACTCCATCTCCCTGTCGATCTTCACGCCGCGCACGATGTTGCCGAAGGCGACGCCCCAGAGCACGGCCGGGATCAGGGAGGTCCAGAAGATGGCCTCCTCCCAGTTGCGCTGCCAGTTCTCCTCGGGCCGCTTCGCCCGGTACTCGAAGGCGACACCGCGCACGATCAGACAGACCAGGATGATCAGCAGCGGCAGATAGAAGCCGGAGAAGAGAGTCGCGTACCACTCGGGGAAGGCGGCGAAGGTCGCGCCGCCGGCGGTCAGCAGCCACACCTCGTTGCCGTCCCAGACGGGACCGATGGTGTTGATCAGGACGCGCTTCTCCGGGCGGCCCCGGGCGAGCAGCTTGGTCAGGACGCCGACCCCGAAGTCGAAGCCCTCCAGGAAGAAGTAGCCGATCCAGAGGACGGCGATGAGTACGAACCAGACGTTGTGGAGTTCCATGCCTCGATCTCCTGAGCCTCAGTACGAGAAGGCCATGGGCCGGTCGGGGTCACGGTGGTCCCCGCCGATCTTGGTGGGCGGGTTGAGGTCGTCCTCGGTGAGCTCGGGCGGTCCGGCCTTGACGTACTTGACCAGCAGCTTGACCTCGATCACCGCGAGCACGGCGTAGAGCAGGGTGAAGACGATCATCGAGGTCAGCACCTCGCCCTGGGAGGTACCGGGGGAGACCGCGTCCCGGGTGCGCAGCACGCCGTAGACGACCCAGGGCTGGCGGCCCATCTCGGTGAAGATCCAGCCCCAGGAGTTGGCGATCAACGGGAAGGCCATGGTCCAGAGGGCGACGATCCAGTACCACTTGGTCAGGCGGGGGCTGAGCGCCTTCCGCTTGAACAGGACCAGATTCGGCACCTCGTCCTCACCGGTCCGCATCCCCGGCGACAGCATGAACTTCTTGCGGGTGAGCCAGAGGCCGACCACGCCGATGGCCAGCGAGGCCATGCCGAAGCCGATCATCCAGCGGAAGCCCCAGTAGGCGACGGGGATGTTGGGCCGGTAGTCGCCGGGGCCGAACTTCTCCTGCTCGGCCTTGTTGATGTCGTTGATGCCCGGGACGTACGAACTGAAGTCGTCGTTCGCCAGGAAGGAAAGCAGTCCCGGGATCTCTATGGCCACCTTGTTGTGGCCCTGGTCGACATCGCCGTAGGCAAAGATCGAGAACGGCGCCGGCGCTTCGCCGTCCCAGAGCGCCTCGGCGGCGGCCATCTTCATCGGCTGCTGCTTGAACATGACCTTGCCGAGCAGGTCGCCGCTGATGGCCGTGCCGAGCCCGGCGATGATCAGCGTGATCAGGCCGAGCCGCAGGGAGGTCCGCATCACCGGGACGTGCTTCTTGCGCGCCAGGTGGAAGGCGGAGATGCCCACCATGAACGCGCCGCCGACCAGGAACGCGGCCGTCATGGTGTGGAAGAACTGGGTGAGGGCGGTGTTCTGGGTGAGCACCAGCCAGAAGTCGGTGAGCTCGGCCCGGCCCCGCTCCTCGTTGATCCGGTAGCCGACGGGGTGCTGCATCCAGGAGTTGGCCGCCAGGATGAAGTACGCGGAGAGGATCGTGCCGATCGACACCATCCACATGCAGGCCAGGTGGATCCTCTTGGGGAGCTTGTCCCAGCCGAAGATCCACAGGCCGATGAACGTGGACTCGAAGAAGAAGGCGATCAGCGCCTCGAAGGCCAGCGGGGCACCGAAGACGTCACCGACGAAGCGCGAGTAGTCGGACCAGTTCATGCCGAACTGGAACTCCTGCACGATGCCGGTGACGACACCCATCGCGATGTTGATCAGGAAGAGCTTGCCCCAGAACTTCGTCGCCTTGAGGTACTTCTCCTTCTCCGTACGCACCCAGGCGGTCTGCAGACCGGCGGTGAGAGCGGCGAGGGAGATCGTCAGTGGAACGAAGAGAAAGTGGTAGACGGTGGTGATGCCGAACTGCCATCGCGCCAGAGTCTCTGGCGCCAGAGCTAGGTCCACGTCGTCTTCTCCTTACATCGCCGCGGTCACGGGGGCAGTTTGCCCCTTTAATCCCACCAATCTCGGCACGAACGGGACACGCTTGTGAACGCGTTCACATTCACAAGCATTATGGCTCATACGAAATCCGTACGTAAGACCGGGGGTACCCCTACCGAAGGTCACCCCTTCCCAGGACCTTCAACATATTGTTGAATCCAGGGCATGACCCTTCAGATCCGCATCTCCTGGCCGGCCGGGCACACCACGGCCACCCTCGAAGAAACCCCCACGAGCAAGGCGCTCGTGGGGGCTCTCCCGATATCGTCCACCGCCCGGACCTGGGGCGAGGAGGTCTATTTCGACACTCCGGTCTCCACCACGGTCGAGTCCGACGCGCGGCAGGTGGTGGAACCGGGCACGGTCGCCTTCTGGACCGAGGGCGACGCACTCGCACTCCCCTACGGCCCCACCCCGATATCCCGGGGCTCCGAATGCCGGCTCGCGAGCCCGTGCAACCTCCTGGGCTCGCTCGACGGCGATCCCCGCGTCCTTGCCACCGTCAGGGACGGCGACCCGATCCGCGTCGAGCGCGTCGAGGGCTGACCGGCCGCCCTCGCCCCACTCCCACCGGGCTGATCAGCCCTCCTTGCGGAAGCCCTCCGTCGTCTTCAGGAACAGGTCGTTCGCCTCGCACTCACCGATCGTGACGCGCACGCCCTCACCCGCGAACGGCCGCACCACCACGCCGTGCCGCTCGCACTCCGCCGCGAAGTCCATCGTCCGCTCACCGAGCCGCAGCCAGACGAAGTTCGCCTGGGTGTCCGGCACGGTCCAGCCCTGGGCCACGAGCCCGGCATGGACCCGCTCGCGCTCGGCCACCAACGAGCCGACCCGCCCCAGCAGTTCGTCCTCGGCCTGCAGCGAGGCCACCGCCGCGTCCTGCGCCAGCTGACTCACGCCGAACGGCACCGCCGTCTTGCGCAGCGCCGCCGCCACCGGCTCGTGGGCGATCGCGAAACCGACCCGCAGCCCGGCCAGGCCGTACGCCTTGGAGAACGTCCGCAGCACAGCGACGTTCGGCCGGTCGCGGTAGAGCTCGATGCCGTCCGGGATGTCGGGGTCGCGGACGAACTCGCGGTACGCCTCGTCGATCACCACCAGGACGTCGGAGGGCACCCGGTCCAGGAACCGCTCCAGCTCGGCCCGGCGCACCGCGGTGCCCGTGGGGTTGTTCGGGTTGCAGACGAAGATCAACCGGGTCCGGTC contains:
- the hisC gene encoding histidinol-phosphate transaminase; the encoded protein is MSETGGTSAGGPKLRAVLDGVPTYKPGKPAAAGGPVAFKLSSNENPYPPLSGVMESALAAASSFNRYPDMACTGLMAELADRFGVPVSHLATGTGSVGVAQSLLQATSGPGDEVIYAWRSFEAYPIITQISGATSVQVPLTDGEVHDLDAMAAAITDRTRLIFVCNPNNPTGTAVRRAELERFLDRVPSDVLVVIDEAYREFVRDPDIPDGIELYRDRPNVAVLRTFSKAYGLAGLRVGFAIAHEPVAAALRKTAVPFGVSQLAQDAAVASLQAEDELLGRVGSLVAERERVHAGLVAQGWTVPDTQANFVWLRLGERTMDFAAECERHGVVVRPFAGEGVRVTIGECEANDLFLKTTEGFRKEG